Proteins from one Calonectris borealis unplaced genomic scaffold, bCalBor7.hap1.2 HAP1_SCAFFOLD_35, whole genome shotgun sequence genomic window:
- the LOC142076203 gene encoding olfactory receptor 14J1-like, which produces MSNGSSITQFLLLAFADTRELQLLHFWLFLGIYLAALLGNGLIITAIACDHRLHTPMYSFLLNLSLLDLGSISTTLPKAMANSLWDTRAISYAGCAAQVFFVFFLFGAEYCLLTVMAYDRYVAICNPLHYGTLLGSRACVHMAAAAWTSGFLNALLHTANTLSLPLCHGNAVDQFFCEIPQILKLSCSHSYLREVGLLVVSVCLAFGCFVFIVVSYVEIFRAVLRIPSEQGRHKAFSTCLPHLAVVSLFISTGIFAYLKPPSISSPSLDLVVAVLYSVVPPAVNPLIYSMRNQELKDALRKLAQWTLFHRQ; this is translated from the coding sequence atgtccaacggcagctccatcacccagttcctcctcctggccttcgcagacacacgggagctgcagctcttgcacttctggctcttcctgggcatctacctggctgccctcctgggcaacggcctcatcatcaccgccatagcctgcgaccaccgcctgcacacccccatgtactccttcctcctcaacctctccctcctcgacctgggctccatctccaccactcttcccaaagccatggccaattccctctgggacaccagggccatctcctacgcaggatgtgctgcacaggtcttcttTGTATTCTTCTTGTTTGGTGCAGAGTATTgtctcctcactgtcatggcctacgaccgctacgttgccatctgcaaccccctgcactacgggaccctcctgggcagcagagcttgtgtccacatggcagcagctgcctggaccagtgggtttctcaatgctctcctgcacacggccaatacattgtcactacccctctgccatggcaatgctgtggaccagttcttctgtgaaatcccccagatcctcaagctctcctgctcacactcctacctcagggaggttgggcttcttgtggttagtgtctgtttagcatttggatgttttgttttcattgtggtgtcctacgtggagatcttcagggccgtgctgaggatcccctctgagcagggacggcacaaagccttttccacgtgcctccctcacctggccgtggtctccctctttatcagcactggcatatttgcctacctgaagcccccctccatctcctccccatccctggatctggtggtggcagtgctgtactcggtggtgcctccagcagtgaaccccctcatctacagcatgaggaaccaggagctcaaggatgccctaaggaaactggcccagtggacgctctttcaccgacaataa
- the LOC142076142 gene encoding olfactory receptor 14J1-like: MSNGSSITQFLLLAFADTRELQLLHLWLFLGIYLAALLGNGLIITAIACDHRLHTPMYFFLLNLSLLDLGSISTTVPKAMANSLWDTRDISYAGCAAQVFFFLFLMTAEYSLLTVMAYDRYVAICNPLHYGTLLGSRACVHMAAAAWASGFLYALLHTANTLSLPLCHGNAVDQFFCEIPQILKLSCSHSYLREVGLIAVSACLVFGCFVFIVVSYVQIFRAVLRIPSEQGRHKAFSTCLPHLAVVSLFISTGIFAYLKPPSISSTFSDLAMAVLYSMVPPVVNPLIYSMRNQELKDAIRKLISWTFFKSEKFTTSLHK; this comes from the coding sequence atgtccaacggcagctccatcacccagttcctcctcctggccttcgcagacacgcgggagctgcagctcttgcacttgtggctcttcctgggcatctacctggctgccctcctgggcaacggcctcatcatcaccgccatagcctgcgaccaccgcctgcacacccccatgtacttcttcctcctcaacctctccctcctcgacctgggctccatctccaccactgttcccaaagccatggccaattccctctgggacaccagggacatctcctacgcaggatgtgctgcacaggtctttttctttctcttcttgatgaCAGCAGAGTATTctctcctcactgtcatggcctacgaccgctacgttgccatctgcaaccccctgcactacgggaccctcctgggcagcagagcttgtgtccacatggcagcagctgcctgggccagtgggtttctctatgctctcctgcacacggccaatacattgtcactacccctctgccacggcaatgctgtggaccagttcttctgtgaaatcccccagatcctcaagctctcctgctcacactcctacctcagggaggttgggcttattgcggttagtgcctgtttagtctttggatgttttgttttcattgtggtgtcctatgtgcagatcttcagggccgtgctgcggatcccctctgagcagggacggcacaaagccttttccacgtgcctccctcacctggccgtggtctccctctttatcagcactggcatatttgcctacctgaagcccccctccatctcatCCACATTTTCAGACCTAGCGATGGCGGTGCTGTACTCAATGGTGCCTCCAgtagtgaaccccctcatctacagcatgaggaaccaggagctcaaggatgccatTAGGAAACTGATTTCATGGACATTTTTCAAGAGTGAGAAATTTACGACCTCTCTCCATAAATGA